In Acidobacteriota bacterium, a genomic segment contains:
- a CDS encoding OmpA family protein, with protein MSDSNDKTGPPPDDFSETVPNIKVPGGSGASGGGGEDWNKTNYNYPKQPTADEWGKTVANIKPIDIDNDDYGKTMYPGARKAQEVDWGATQANVRVPDTDFGGGKGSDEGYGKTTPYFQLPDDLRQKYEQVPPTPGEVAAEEQAAAKAQGGVPGWVWAAAGLLAMFMFAVVVLTGVLLWNYAGTNYDAVVRNPPIGSDIFVDGVLWGVEQPDGSRLLQNLRSGGDRTITIVHPAFECEPGTVNSSKREVVARCRQAAVKPGEDCSRIGLGEEDKAERCYNAALDALPDPFTADQLKDALNILIINFDSGKFDIPAKRMEALKKGAGFIQKLPPTVVLEVGGHTDSVGSDASNQTLSENRAKAVKDALVTFGVRPEALQTKGYGPSRPKTTNDTDLGKFYNRRIEYSVVRQ; from the coding sequence GTGAGCGATTCTAACGACAAAACGGGCCCGCCGCCCGATGATTTTTCAGAGACCGTGCCTAACATAAAGGTGCCGGGCGGGAGTGGTGCGTCCGGTGGTGGCGGGGAAGATTGGAACAAGACGAACTACAACTATCCCAAACAGCCAACGGCCGACGAATGGGGAAAGACCGTCGCAAACATCAAGCCGATCGACATCGATAACGATGACTATGGCAAGACGATGTATCCCGGCGCCCGCAAGGCTCAGGAGGTCGATTGGGGCGCTACACAGGCGAACGTTCGTGTACCCGACACAGACTTTGGCGGCGGAAAAGGTTCTGACGAAGGCTACGGCAAAACGACGCCGTACTTCCAGCTTCCCGACGATCTAAGGCAAAAATACGAGCAGGTCCCGCCAACCCCCGGCGAGGTGGCCGCCGAAGAGCAGGCAGCTGCAAAAGCTCAGGGCGGCGTTCCCGGATGGGTTTGGGCTGCCGCAGGCCTGCTTGCGATGTTCATGTTTGCCGTTGTTGTCCTGACCGGGGTACTTCTTTGGAACTACGCGGGCACCAACTACGATGCGGTTGTCCGCAATCCGCCGATCGGCTCGGACATCTTCGTTGACGGCGTGCTTTGGGGCGTCGAACAACCCGACGGGTCACGCCTGCTTCAAAACCTGAGGTCTGGTGGTGACCGAACGATAACCATCGTTCATCCCGCATTTGAATGCGAACCCGGAACCGTTAATTCGAGCAAGCGAGAGGTTGTCGCTCGTTGCCGCCAGGCGGCTGTTAAGCCCGGTGAAGATTGCTCGCGCATCGGGCTCGGCGAAGAGGACAAGGCCGAACGGTGTTACAACGCTGCATTGGATGCCTTGCCCGATCCGTTTACGGCAGATCAGCTCAAGGACGCGTTAAATATACTTATAATCAACTTTGACAGTGGTAAGTTCGACATTCCGGCAAAGCGGATGGAGGCACTTAAGAAAGGTGCCGGATTTATTCAAAAGCTACCGCCTACGGTGGTGCTTGAGGTCGGCGGCCACACCGATAGCGTCGGCAGCGACGCCTCGAACCAAACACTCTCGGAGAACCGTGCAAAGGCCGTGAAAGATGCCCTCGTCACTTTCGGCGTCCGCCCCGAAGCTTTGCAAACAAAGGGTTACGGCCCCTCACGCCCGAAAACGACCAACGACACCGACCTCGGCAAGTTCTACAACCGCCGGATCGAATACTCGGTCGTCCGGCAATAG
- a CDS encoding VWA domain-containing protein yields MKFAKRSLLITALAALLASLAVGQSRHSVRGGDLEGVIVNVTAWRTDDKKEPITAEGFYLYENGVEQRIRNFSYDPSPARIVLLVDNSQTVPAEIEKLQKAVMEFAYEIFDGDQLFVVGYDEKPEIIQEWTDSAEKLEASVKTFRKQGNPNLFDAMSATVREVLLPLMPGSRKTVVVVIGDGLDRGSKISFEEMFAEVQSQNITVYALQVPDRTGGAYRGGKPKAGAVISQLTEGTGGLAFPLDEAQQAAKFICDELRKNRYLLSYIPVNTTSFDNRRLLVLANEGIAIRAKNAQPPTLK; encoded by the coding sequence ATGAAATTCGCCAAAAGATCTCTGCTTATCACGGCACTTGCGGCTTTGCTCGCAAGCCTGGCCGTCGGCCAATCGCGTCATAGCGTACGCGGCGGAGATCTGGAGGGCGTGATCGTCAACGTAACCGCTTGGCGAACGGATGACAAAAAGGAACCGATAACGGCCGAGGGCTTTTACCTTTACGAAAACGGCGTTGAACAGCGGATCCGTAACTTTTCTTACGACCCCTCGCCGGCAAGGATCGTCCTCCTGGTCGATAACTCGCAAACTGTTCCTGCCGAGATCGAAAAGCTGCAGAAGGCAGTAATGGAATTCGCCTACGAGATCTTCGATGGCGACCAGCTTTTCGTTGTCGGCTATGACGAAAAGCCGGAGATCATTCAGGAATGGACCGATAGTGCTGAGAAGCTTGAGGCCTCGGTCAAGACGTTTCGCAAGCAGGGCAACCCGAATCTCTTCGACGCAATGAGCGCGACCGTCCGCGAGGTCCTGCTTCCGCTGATGCCGGGCTCGCGGAAGACCGTCGTGGTCGTAATCGGCGACGGGCTCGACCGAGGAAGCAAGATCTCGTTTGAGGAAATGTTCGCCGAGGTCCAGTCGCAGAACATTACGGTTTACGCACTTCAGGTGCCCGACCGGACGGGCGGAGCCTACCGCGGCGGCAAACCGAAAGCCGGAGCGGTCATTAGCCAGCTTACTGAGGGTACCGGCGGGCTCGCTTTCCCGCTTGACGAAGCCCAGCAGGCCGCCAAATTCATCTGCGATGAGCTCCGTAAAAATCGCTATCTTCTCTCATACATTCCCGTAAACACCACCTCTTTCGATAATCGCCGCCTGCTTGTGCTCGCAAATGAGGGCATTGCCATCCGAGCCAAGAACGCCCAGCCGCCGACCCTCAAATAG
- a CDS encoding zinc ribbon domain-containing protein codes for MPIYEYRCRECGQHIEKRQSVTEEPLKTCEACGGSLEKQWSLSGFQFKGEGWYVTDYSKKSGGPEKPAGEKSSASESTSGTETASKPKSESVATTGPTKD; via the coding sequence ATGCCGATATACGAATACCGCTGCCGCGAATGTGGGCAGCACATTGAAAAACGACAAAGTGTTACCGAAGAGCCGTTGAAAACGTGCGAGGCATGTGGCGGCTCGCTTGAGAAGCAATGGTCGCTCTCGGGGTTTCAGTTCAAGGGCGAAGGCTGGTACGTTACCGATTATTCTAAGAAGTCGGGCGGCCCGGAAAAGCCGGCGGGCGAGAAAAGTTCAGCTTCGGAATCAACCTCCGGGACCGAAACTGCATCAAAGCCAAAAAGCGAAAGCGTGGCCACGACCGGCCCGACAAAGGATTGA
- a CDS encoding lipocalin family protein — protein MKHLFMGFLLVIAATAAAFAQGVQPKVEAVPTVELDRYLGKWYEIAKYPNKFQKQCVGNTTATYSRKQNGRLEVLNECLKSDGTMEAAKGEAKIADKKTNSKLKVRFAPGYLSFLPFVWANYWVIDLAPDYSYAVIGEPKRDYFWILAREPEMDDATFQQILRKAEAMGFNPGRVERTPQKVETIPGGVLNRP, from the coding sequence ATGAAGCATTTATTTATGGGTTTTCTTTTGGTCATTGCGGCGACAGCGGCTGCTTTTGCCCAGGGTGTTCAGCCGAAGGTCGAGGCCGTTCCTACGGTTGAGCTCGACCGATATTTGGGCAAATGGTATGAGATCGCGAAGTATCCGAACAAATTTCAGAAGCAGTGTGTAGGCAATACGACGGCGACCTACTCGCGAAAGCAGAACGGCCGGCTTGAGGTGCTAAATGAGTGCCTGAAGAGCGACGGCACCATGGAGGCCGCGAAGGGCGAGGCGAAGATTGCCGACAAAAAAACGAACTCGAAGCTCAAGGTGAGATTCGCGCCCGGCTATCTTTCATTCTTGCCTTTCGTTTGGGCGAATTACTGGGTCATCGACCTGGCTCCCGATTATTCGTATGCCGTCATCGGCGAACCGAAACGAGATTATTTTTGGATACTCGCCCGCGAACCCGAAATGGACGATGCGACCTTTCAGCAGATTCTACGAAAGGCCGAGGCAATGGGCTTTAATCCCGGGAGAGTAGAAAGAACGCCGCAGAAGGTTGAAACCATCCCCGGCGGTGTTTTGAACAGACCGTAG
- the trxB gene encoding thioredoxin-disulfide reductase, whose protein sequence is MEPNRIHKKVVILGSGPAGLTAAIYASRAQLDPLVIDGPQPGGQLTITTDVENYPGFADGIMGPALMDEFRKQAERFGTEIINVWIDSVDFSKRPFTLSGKASQEAEEITTVIEAESLIIATGASAKWLGIPGEDPVPNGFGGNGVSACATCDGFFFRGKPIVVVGGGDTAMEEAMFLTRFASNVTVIHRRDEFRASKIMAERVLNHEKINVLWNTEVKEIFGTKETGVEKIKLFHSETNETYDFATQGVFIAIGHKPNTDLFKGVLEMDETGYLKTEGRTMKTNIPGVFACGDAQDSYYRQAITAAGTGCMAAIDAERFLADHESEAGAAAS, encoded by the coding sequence ATGGAACCAAACAGGATTCACAAGAAGGTCGTCATTCTCGGCTCCGGACCCGCAGGGCTTACGGCGGCGATCTACGCCTCACGCGCTCAACTTGACCCACTTGTCATCGATGGGCCCCAGCCCGGCGGCCAATTGACGATAACCACTGACGTGGAAAACTACCCCGGATTTGCCGACGGCATCATGGGCCCGGCGCTGATGGACGAATTTCGCAAACAGGCCGAGCGCTTCGGGACTGAGATCATCAACGTCTGGATCGACAGCGTCGACTTCTCAAAGCGGCCGTTCACTCTTTCCGGAAAGGCCAGTCAGGAGGCCGAGGAAATAACGACCGTCATCGAGGCTGAATCGCTGATCATCGCGACCGGAGCCTCGGCAAAGTGGCTCGGTATCCCGGGCGAAGATCCGGTGCCAAATGGCTTTGGCGGCAACGGCGTCTCGGCCTGCGCGACCTGCGATGGGTTCTTTTTCCGCGGAAAGCCGATCGTCGTGGTCGGCGGCGGCGATACCGCGATGGAAGAGGCGATGTTCCTGACAAGGTTTGCTTCGAACGTTACGGTCATTCACCGCCGCGACGAGTTCCGGGCTTCGAAGATAATGGCCGAGCGTGTACTCAACCACGAGAAGATCAACGTTCTCTGGAATACCGAGGTCAAAGAGATCTTTGGCACCAAGGAAACGGGAGTCGAGAAGATCAAGCTCTTCCACAGCGAGACCAACGAAACCTACGACTTTGCGACGCAGGGCGTCTTTATCGCCATCGGCCATAAACCGAATACTGATCTTTTTAAGGGCGTGCTCGAGATGGACGAGACCGGATATCTCAAGACCGAGGGCCGGACGATGAAAACAAATATCCCGGGCGTATTTGCTTGCGGCGACGCCCAGGATTCTTACTATCGGCAAGCGATCACCGCCGCCGGAACCGGCTGCATGGCCGCCATCGATGCCGAACGCTTTCTTGCCGACCACGAAAGCGAGGCCGGAGCGGCCGCGAGCTAG
- a CDS encoding PilZ domain-containing protein produces MLPTSQPKFEDRRFALRMALRLPVVVSGRTEDGAAWSEPTETDDISTLGALFQLNQDIENGDSLYLRSHRPDGVPVEVKAKVVRVTPASYGSNRVGVSITEHQESWLRLFVAWIADDNVAEGVGE; encoded by the coding sequence ATGTTACCAACCAGTCAGCCCAAGTTTGAAGACAGGCGATTTGCACTTCGGATGGCACTTCGCTTGCCGGTCGTTGTTTCGGGGCGTACGGAGGACGGAGCTGCGTGGAGCGAGCCGACGGAAACGGATGACATTTCAACGCTCGGAGCTCTTTTTCAACTCAATCAGGATATCGAGAACGGCGACAGCTTGTATCTCCGCTCGCACAGGCCGGACGGAGTTCCGGTCGAGGTAAAAGCGAAGGTCGTAAGGGTCACTCCGGCGAGCTATGGGTCGAACCGCGTTGGCGTCTCGATCACAGAACACCAGGAAAGCTGGTTGCGGCTCTTCGTTGCATGGATCGCGGACGACAACGTTGCGGAAGGCGTCGGGGAATAG
- a CDS encoding enoyl-CoA hydratase/isomerase family protein, which translates to MSNYNSIKVEHRGHVAVLTINRPEKLNSLSSEVHAEGIAALDEFRRDENVRVVVITGAGEKSFIAGADISEFEGKTPVTQRAVFYERTLFNQIDLFPKPVIAMINGFCLGGGNELALACDLRVASENAKFSQPEINLGIMPGGGGTQRLTRLIGEGRAMEIVLTGDMIDAETAHRFGLVNHVFPLAELEAKTMELAEKIAAKAPIALQLCKEAVKFASRSNLDEGLRREVDLFAIVFSTEDKQEGVSAFLEKRKPEFKGK; encoded by the coding sequence ATGAGCAACTATAATTCGATAAAAGTAGAGCACCGCGGCCACGTTGCCGTGCTGACAATCAACCGGCCGGAAAAGCTGAATTCGCTTTCAAGCGAGGTTCACGCGGAGGGCATTGCCGCTCTTGATGAGTTTCGCCGGGATGAAAACGTCCGCGTGGTCGTGATAACCGGAGCCGGCGAAAAGTCGTTTATCGCCGGTGCGGACATCAGCGAATTTGAGGGCAAGACGCCGGTAACGCAGCGAGCCGTCTTTTACGAACGCACGCTTTTCAACCAGATAGATCTTTTCCCGAAACCGGTTATCGCGATGATCAATGGTTTTTGCCTCGGCGGCGGAAATGAACTCGCTCTCGCCTGCGACCTTCGCGTAGCGAGCGAAAATGCAAAGTTTTCGCAGCCAGAGATCAACCTAGGCATTATGCCCGGCGGCGGCGGGACTCAGCGGCTCACCCGCCTTATCGGCGAGGGCCGTGCGATGGAGATCGTACTTACGGGCGATATGATCGACGCCGAAACAGCTCATCGCTTTGGGCTGGTCAATCACGTTTTTCCGCTCGCGGAACTCGAGGCGAAGACGATGGAACTCGCCGAAAAGATCGCGGCAAAGGCGCCGATCGCATTGCAGCTTTGCAAAGAAGCGGTCAAGTTTGCCTCGCGCTCGAACCTTGACGAAGGGCTGCGGCGAGAGGTCGACCTTTTCGCCATCGTTTTCTCGACCGAGGACAAGCAGGAAGGCGTCTCGGCGTTTCTCGAGAAACGAAAGCCGGAGTTCAAGGGAAAGTAG
- a CDS encoding carboxypeptidase regulatory-like domain-containing protein has protein sequence MKIFSALLFCFLTISGSAQVIQDFEDASVPLRTNDCYASASFSTSTTNAITNISARSSQLSNPANPAIYQIPFIAVGAASVLSFDHRLSAANGTRNLRVELYSAADNTANSLNNPTEIYSFDYSNAAVQNASIALNVTGVFRIRFVGTGSGGNSRVILDNIQVSNASRSTIGTGQGVASSQCNALIPGSTPPTAIDDILFASGMTPVSVNILANDIAGTSAINSSRVDLVITSSAEEATLSVPEGDFVIAGGVLTFTPGAGFTTTFSITYTVKDAAGATSNTGTVTIATLGPSSSPVDVIGRVVYDDMRSAGMTNVELVDIKTGETRVAMTNPFGYFRFEGVQIGTHVLTARRKGSSPQSLLVDVTEEISDIVLVLTR, from the coding sequence ATGAAAATCTTTTCGGCCTTACTATTTTGCTTCCTTACCATTTCGGGATCGGCTCAGGTGATACAGGATTTCGAGGACGCTTCCGTACCTCTCCGGACAAATGACTGCTACGCCTCGGCGTCCTTTTCGACCTCGACGACCAATGCAATTACGAACATTTCGGCCCGAAGTTCGCAACTGAGCAACCCGGCCAACCCGGCCATCTATCAGATTCCATTCATAGCTGTTGGAGCCGCCTCGGTACTCTCGTTCGACCATCGGCTGAGTGCGGCGAACGGTACTCGGAACCTGAGGGTAGAACTTTACAGCGCAGCCGATAACACCGCGAACTCGCTCAACAACCCTACCGAGATCTACAGCTTCGATTATTCTAATGCGGCAGTTCAGAACGCAAGTATCGCCTTGAACGTCACGGGCGTCTTCCGGATCCGATTTGTCGGAACCGGCAGCGGAGGCAATTCGCGCGTGATCCTTGACAACATACAGGTTTCGAATGCTTCGCGTTCGACGATAGGCACGGGCCAGGGCGTGGCATCGAGCCAATGCAATGCCCTGATCCCGGGTTCAACGCCGCCGACCGCCATTGACGACATTCTCTTTGCGTCTGGAATGACACCCGTTTCAGTTAACATTCTTGCCAACGACATCGCCGGAACGTCCGCGATCAATAGTTCGCGAGTCGATCTCGTGATCACTTCCTCGGCGGAGGAAGCTACGCTGTCCGTGCCTGAAGGGGATTTTGTCATTGCTGGCGGCGTGCTTACGTTCACGCCCGGCGCGGGTTTTACTACAACGTTCTCCATCACCTACACCGTAAAGGACGCTGCCGGGGCGACCTCAAACACCGGTACGGTCACGATAGCAACGCTAGGGCCAAGTTCTTCGCCGGTCGATGTTATTGGCCGTGTCGTTTACGATGATATGCGTTCGGCCGGAATGACGAATGTGGAGCTTGTCGACATTAAGACCGGCGAGACACGTGTTGCGATGACGAATCCGTTCGGCTATTTCCGCTTCGAAGGTGTGCAGATCGGGACGCACGTGCTAACGGCACGCCGCAAGGGATCCAGCCCGCAGTCCCTACTTGTCGATGTCACCGAGGAGATCAGCGATATTGTGCTTGTGTTGACACGCTAA
- a CDS encoding histidine phosphatase family protein, with amino-acid sequence MKAILLFVAAAILVTAASAAVPAQSKLIILVRHAEKDISENADPNDPPLNAAGLERAQRFTRVIGKYRPGAFYSTDYKRTRDTVSPLAAKREKQVELYDPRKPNELIEKILAGKTKRVVIAGHSNTIPGLANAITKKAVFRNLDESEYTVIWLIRLKNGKVTKVVLLDY; translated from the coding sequence ATGAAAGCAATATTACTCTTCGTTGCGGCGGCGATCCTTGTTACCGCAGCGTCCGCCGCCGTGCCGGCACAAAGCAAGCTCATTATCCTGGTCCGCCACGCGGAAAAAGACATTTCGGAAAACGCGGACCCGAACGATCCGCCGCTTAACGCAGCCGGTCTTGAGCGTGCGCAGCGCTTCACACGCGTGATCGGCAAATACCGTCCGGGCGCATTCTACTCGACCGACTACAAGCGGACACGCGACACGGTCTCGCCGCTCGCAGCGAAACGAGAAAAGCAGGTCGAGCTTTACGACCCGCGGAAGCCGAACGAGCTGATCGAAAAGATCCTTGCGGGCAAGACGAAACGTGTCGTCATCGCCGGGCACTCGAACACGATCCCCGGCCTTGCCAATGCGATCACGAAAAAAGCGGTCTTCCGCAATCTGGACGAAAGCGAATACACTGTGATCTGGCTTATCCGCTTGAAGAACGGCAAGGTCACAAAGGTCGTACTACTCGACTACTAA
- a CDS encoding VWA domain-containing protein, translating to MSSFSFKSFRSNLIFGTLFVLLFGCVLLGQASAQVVPSPTPPPIEDEDEPLRINVETVNVLFTAQDRNRRLVLTLRPEDIQIFENGQLQDIAGFSKQIDLPLSLAILIDVSISQERTLPELKLAATSFLDSVIRPVKDEVAVISFTGESTLEQGMTSNMTRVRRAIENIRFTPPAGYIGGRVAARIPGTPPISGRNQQVQGSTAIWDSVWVTSEEILGPAPERTRRAIILLSDGVNTFGQKKLDDAVQAAQRSEAVIYSIGIGDNFYDGVDKGSLRRVSERTGGRAYFPRDERELREAFAQIQEEMRSQYLVAYEPTDTRLDGSYRTIEVKIVNPELQKQKVELTHRKGYFAKKEKQ from the coding sequence ATGAGCAGTTTTTCATTCAAGTCTTTTCGATCGAACCTGATCTTCGGCACGTTGTTCGTGCTGCTCTTCGGGTGTGTTCTTCTCGGGCAGGCATCGGCGCAGGTAGTGCCATCGCCAACCCCGCCGCCGATCGAGGACGAGGATGAACCGCTCCGCATCAACGTTGAGACGGTCAATGTGCTTTTCACCGCACAGGACCGCAACCGCCGGCTTGTTCTCACGCTCCGGCCGGAAGACATTCAGATATTTGAGAACGGCCAGTTGCAGGACATTGCCGGCTTTTCAAAGCAGATAGATCTTCCGCTCAGCCTCGCGATTCTTATTGACGTCAGCATCTCGCAGGAGCGGACGCTCCCTGAACTGAAGCTTGCCGCTACGTCGTTTCTCGATTCGGTGATCCGCCCGGTTAAGGACGAAGTTGCCGTGATCAGCTTTACCGGCGAATCAACGCTCGAGCAAGGAATGACGAGCAATATGACCCGCGTCCGAAGGGCTATCGAGAATATTCGTTTTACGCCTCCGGCGGGCTATATCGGCGGCCGCGTTGCGGCTCGAATTCCCGGCACGCCGCCGATATCCGGCCGCAACCAACAGGTGCAGGGGTCGACGGCGATCTGGGATTCCGTATGGGTCACATCTGAAGAGATCCTTGGGCCCGCTCCCGAGCGGACACGCCGGGCGATCATCCTTCTTTCGGATGGTGTGAATACATTCGGGCAGAAGAAGCTTGACGATGCCGTTCAGGCTGCTCAGCGTTCGGAAGCGGTCATCTACTCGATCGGGATCGGCGATAATTTCTACGACGGCGTGGATAAGGGCTCGCTCCGCCGTGTTTCCGAGCGGACCGGCGGCCGTGCGTATTTCCCCCGCGATGAGCGCGAGCTTCGCGAAGCGTTTGCACAGATCCAGGAAGAGATGCGGTCGCAGTATCTGGTCGCCTATGAGCCGACGGACACTCGGCTTGATGGCTCCTACCGCACTATCGAGGTCAAGATCGTCAACCCTGAGCTTCAAAAGCAGAAGGTCGAACTGACCCACCGAAAGGGCTACTTCGCAAAGAAAGAAAAGCAGTAG
- a CDS encoding VWA domain-containing protein: MKRFAISFFAFSLIAVFLAATSMAQNPSPTPPPDDPDAVKIFEVRLPVTVTRKKNELVSGLTKGDFIVLEDGVEQEVTFFSDERTNPPVFVGVLMDTSPSTAGKLTFSKEAAKNFLYTVTRLRKDQAAFMTFDNEITLHQDFTDKLDLLDRSVEKIKKTGSQTALYDAVWEFSDQKLRSAPGRRVIVIISDGDDTFSRAVLADAIDIAQRTETTIFAISTKAGFLGTVPGVEAGQIKDAGDKNLVELCEKTGGQAFFTGNMLELERAFKRISEELRGQYILTYRPANQNYDGRERNIEVRFRDRAKTKDYKIRTKSSYRAIRDNLR; the protein is encoded by the coding sequence GCCGACCCCGCCGCCCGATGATCCGGACGCGGTAAAGATCTTCGAGGTTCGTCTGCCGGTAACGGTAACGCGGAAGAAGAACGAGCTGGTTTCGGGTCTCACCAAGGGCGACTTTATCGTGCTTGAGGACGGTGTTGAGCAAGAGGTCACGTTTTTCAGCGATGAACGGACCAATCCGCCGGTCTTCGTCGGCGTTTTGATGGACACGTCGCCTTCGACCGCCGGTAAGCTCACGTTTTCAAAGGAAGCGGCAAAGAATTTCCTCTATACGGTCACACGGCTCCGCAAGGATCAAGCGGCGTTCATGACCTTTGATAACGAGATAACGCTGCATCAGGACTTTACCGATAAGCTCGACCTCCTTGATCGTTCGGTCGAGAAGATCAAGAAAACGGGCTCGCAGACCGCTCTTTACGATGCTGTTTGGGAATTTTCCGATCAAAAGCTCCGCAGTGCTCCCGGACGCCGCGTCATTGTCATCATCTCGGACGGCGACGACACCTTCAGCCGAGCCGTTCTCGCCGATGCGATCGACATTGCCCAGCGAACCGAGACGACCATTTTTGCCATCTCTACAAAGGCAGGTTTTCTTGGAACAGTTCCGGGCGTTGAGGCCGGACAGATCAAAGACGCGGGAGACAAGAACCTCGTCGAGCTTTGCGAGAAAACGGGCGGGCAGGCGTTCTTCACGGGAAATATGCTGGAGCTCGAGCGGGCATTTAAGCGTATTTCGGAAGAACTTCGTGGTCAGTATATCCTGACCTATCGCCCGGCAAATCAGAACTACGACGGCCGCGAGCGCAATATTGAGGTCCGTTTCCGTGACCGGGCAAAGACGAAGGACTATAAGATACGTACCAAGTCTAGCTATCGTGCCATCCGCGACAACCTGAGGTGA